A DNA window from Naumovozyma dairenensis CBS 421 chromosome 7, complete genome contains the following coding sequences:
- the NDAI0G00400 gene encoding uncharacterized protein — translation MAYFQHGDPSEESQKSENLRLIKSKNEDIKSLKQLIEVLDESKKESRTQLTKILSNVKDTERFNKIKQVQSELQQIESMAEYHATSLIKLQKELSRLTLSDNNNTTEKKTNIKENKINTNVLKITPKNNILEYNSPEPTLLLSNNDSRGKFYEVRTSNGKEVRFYYEDPSAQLSEKLEELSTFPKWCDNLSSLCNIWHLDNITKGEDITEGEEVILRKVIQNSLGKKLYSFGKLGSTATEIFLELENVTKKKFPRVTKDKMWKKILIDKYCSNTNEIRHVLDNIILLEIYTEDPENAKPLDNKFINMKIYKCLSNDLRTSLMNSAMGLEELLNKSPREMITVIIANINLIKELAEVYEEDERPCQTCNSLLHGYWNCPLKKVTDLGKIQEIESGKIIRRVTNKKTKNIEKSPKIKEKNYKTEKIKNNNTTNKPLDIAIDTCSGINLTPELQWIEDYESLDTRPTFFGVGEGNAIKITGKGKLKIKTNTNKTDYLPVFYAPKEDATILSAICLRDKVGFTIDSNYRYLKNKNFLVPMKIVNKTLWVHHEDILTVPTTQKVRRITPMNPTAINKTIEYKEAHQRLSHASSQAIIESIKKGIFADVKDITNSENTECEICLLGKSTRHNHYKGAMNYHYKDKEPGYSWSLDIFGPVATNVPNNPKYMLVMIDSVSRYLITSFHTTKDKITIGNQIEKNINRIEKQFERTVKELRMDRGTEFHNEYLQGILNGLGIVPIYTSTQDHAGNARAERVIRTISGDIRTLLTQTTMSQRFWHYAARAATEVRNCIYNKQIKTSPVKLVSKPNIEIYLRSFIPFGAPAVIWQPTKNKQKPTGYIARALCKNIEGDGYVFFVPQGKSHKIIPTNNYTILNPNNIETKTKDYDQFYKDILHQNNGKFEMTDYDAQEIEHLFHNEENLTDNEIDYFSDIEEHNDTDMELENLAEELVSENELVISDESITDDDIEQVSDTDVEEETELFNEQEQNKNNEGTTNTVNQLTDDIETVTSMEDQDNSMADKIFENEEQIKDHNTVDDEGNDKIDPTIEEYNETSFSPNTIDDEPQTQVTKDVVKQHTENENIYEKDVGDTSTDHHKEIKEPNKNSEQTQNNTKINESKSTKINKRIWWKDNKTTKPRNIPKFLTKKLKSLEKPVVRNKKNNTKINESKSTKINKRIWWKDNKTTKPRNIPKFLTKKLKSLEKPVVRNKKNNRRTIEELDDTENDSESDNSEGSDMIIPSSLKESTTNALKNIKNDGRPVSIRTRKNKKMRLRRIKLKNKNNNKIKFNKVRSIYLRDAITNNKNVEEKIKFKQALQKEINSFIQTKTIDPTIKLNKREVPGDQVIPIQPIFDIKRDGTYKARIVARGDLQSDESYGDIDTSLLNMESLKLFLILALEKELTIRTMDINHAFLYADIEEKLYIQHPQDRSKITPLYKSIYGLKQSPKNWNDTLRTFMNKNGLYDTEYSPGFYTNEDRSVMIAAYVDDTVIAAKSEEDIDKIIIMFQKEFTLKIVGTMKNNRLSTDILGLDLEYDLNTGQATLSLNGYIQRMMKEFPEIQTKRKFKTPFPSEYKYNPIYEKSDFNENEMKDKVKKLQQIVGKITYIRSRGRLDIEFAAAKVARLTKLPHSKVFEWVERIIKYLDQTRDLKLTLKKDIQKCPKLTMISDASVATEYDYKSRIGVHIWYGNNLILSQSKQTTKTCNSSPEAELYGINYGTLMALMLKEKIEKITRRKILVDVISDCQPALDWIKQPYMKTRKKPILIPLTRLREEFEKNNINLFKISGVENVADEHTKVVTAEKFKTLINIMNGTVNPQTLLPYIEKIEINYIGRPDPE, via the exons ATGGCTTATTTCCAACATGGCGACCCCAGTGAGGAATCTCAAAAGAGTGAGAATCTTCGcttaattaaatcaaaaaatgaagacATTAAGTCATTGAAACAACTAATCGAAGTTCTAGATGAATCCAAAAAGGAATCTAGAACACAACTAACAAAGATTTTATCAAACGTTAAAGATACAGAACGTTTTaacaaaatcaaacaaGTTCAATCTGAATTACAACAGATTGAATCGATGGCAGAATATCATGCTacatcattaattaaattacaaaaagaattatcaaGACTAACATTGTctgataacaataacacaactgaaaaaaaaactaataTCAAggaaaacaaaattaataCAAATGTTTTAAAAATTACTCCAAAAAACAACATATTGGAATATAACTCTCCAGAACCAACTCTTTTGCTGTCAAACAATGATTCAAGAGGTAAGTTCTATGAGGTTAGGACAAGTAATGGAAAAGAAGTACGCTTCTATTATGAAGATCCCTCTGCGCAACTAAGCgaaaaattggaagaattaAGTACTTTCCCGAAATGGTGTGATAATCTATCAAGTCTATGTAATATTTGGCACTTAGATAATATCACAAAAGGTGAAGATATCACAGAAGGTGAAGAGGTGATATTAAGGAAAGTCATTCAAAACTCATTAGGAAAAAAACTTTACAGTTTTGGTAAACTAGGATCAACGGCAACCGAAATATTTCTAGAACTAGAAAATgtaacaaagaaaaaattccCAAGAGTAACTAAAGACAAGATGTGgaaaaagatattaattGACAAATATTGTTCTAACACAAATGAAATTAGACATGTGTTAGACAATATCATTTTACTGGAAATTTATACAGAAGATCCAGAAAATGCCAAACCACTGGACAATAAGTTTATCaatatgaaaatttataaatgtCTAAGTAACGACCTTAGAACTTCATTGATGAACTCTGCGATGGGACTAGAAGAGCTATTGAACAAATCACCAAGAGAGATGATCACTGTAATCATAGCAAACATTAACCTAATCAAAGAGCTCGCGGAGGTCTATGAGGAAGATGAAAGACCATGTCAGACGTGTAATTCTTTACTTCATGGTTATTGGAACTGTCCATTAAAGAAAGTAACTGATCTT GGCAAGATACAGGAAATTGAATCTGGTAAGATCATTAGAAGAGTTactaataaaaaaacaaaaaatatagaaaaatctccaaaaatcaaagaaaaaaattataaaacagaaaaaataaaaaataataatactacaAACAAGCCCCTAGACATCGCTATAGATACATGTTCAGGAATAAATCTAACACCAGAATTACAATGGATCGAAGACTATGAAAGTTTAGACACAAGACCAACATTCTTTGGAGTTGGAGAAGGCAATGCCATTAAAATTACTGGAAAAGgtaaattaaaaattaaGACCAATACAAACAAGACAGATTATCTTCCAGTCTTTTATGCTCCAAAAGAAGATGCTACAATACTAAGTGCTATCTGTCTAAGAGACAAAGTAGGATTCACTATTGACAGTAATTACAGATATttaaagaacaagaactTTTTGGTACCTATGAAAATAGTTAATAAAACATTGTGGGTACATCACGAAGATATTTTAACAGTACCTACAACTCAGAAGGTTAGAAGAATAACTCCAATGAACCCTACTGCTATAAACAAGACTATTGAGTACAAAGAAGCTCATCAAAGACTGTCACATGCATCTTCACAAGCTATTATTGAATCGATAAAAAAGGGAATATTCGCAGATGTAAAAGATATCACAAATTCAGAAAATACGGAATGTGAAATATGTCTGTTAGGCAAATCCACAAGACATAACCATTATAAGGGTGCAATGAATTATCACTATAAAGATAAGGAACCTGGATACTCATGGAGTCTTGATATTTTTGGACCAGTAGCTACAAATGTACCCAACAATCCAAAATATATGCTGGTAATGATTGACAGTGTTTCACGCTATTTAATTACAAGTTTCCATACCACGAAGGATAAAATTACCATAGGAAATCAAATTGAGAAGAACATTAATAGAATAgaaaaacaatttgaaagaacagtgaaagaattaagaaTGGATCGGGGAACAGAATTCcataatgaatatttacaaGGAATTTTGAATGGACTTGGAATAGTTCCAATTTACACTTCAACTCAGGATCATGCTGGTAATGCCCGTGCAGAAAGAGTCATCAGAACAATTTCAGGTGATATTAGAACTCTACTTACGCAGACGACTATGTCACAAAGATTTTGGCACTACGCTGCCAGGGCTGCTACAGAGGTTCGTAATTGTATTTACAATAAGCAAATTAAAACGTCACCGGTAAAACTGGTGAGTAAACCCAATATTGAGATCTATTTACGATCATTTATCCCATTCGGAGCCCCCGCTGTGATTTGGCAACCGACCAAAAACAAACAGAAACCCACGGGATATATTGCAAGAGCTTTGTGTAAGAATATTGAAGGTGATGGTTACGTATTTTTTGTCCCCCAAGGAAAAAGTCACAAGATAATTCcaacaaataattataCTATATTGAATCCAAATAACATAGAAACTAAGACAAAAGACTATGATCAATTCTACAAAGacattcttcatcagaaCAAtggtaaatttgaaatgaCAGACTATGATGCTCAAGAGATAGAACATTTATTTCACAACGAAGAAAATCTTactgataatgaaatagACTACTTTTCTGACATTGAAGAACATAATGATACTGACATGGAATTAGAGAACTTAGCTGAAGAACTAGTAagtgaaaatgaattggtAATAAGTGATGAGTCAATaactgatgatgatatagaACAAGTAAGTGACACAGACGTAGAAGAAGAGACAGAGTTATTcaatgaacaagaacaaaataagaataacGAAGGTACAACTAATACAGTGAATCAGTTAACAGATGACATAGAAACTGTCACATCTATGGAAGATCAAGATAATTCCATGGCAGATAAAATTTTTGAGaatgaagaacaaataaaaGACCATAACACTGTCGATGATGAAGGcaatgataaaattgatCCAACTATCGAAGAGTACAATGAAACATCTTTTTCACCCAACACCATAGATGATGAACCACAAACACAAGTTACTAAAGATGTAGTAAAACAGCAtactgaaaatgaaaatatatatgaaaaagATGTTGGAGACACTTCTACTGATCATCACAAAGAAATCAAGGAACCGAATAAGAATAGTGAACAAAcacaaaataatacaaaaattaatgagTCAAAATCcacaaaaataaataagagAATATGGTggaaagataataaaactACAAAACCAAgaaatattccaaaatttctaactaaaaaattaaagtcACTAGAAAAACCGGTAGTGCgcaataaaaaaaataatacaaaaattaatgagTCAAAATCcacaaaaataaataagagAATATGGTggaaagataataaaactACAAAACCAAgaaatattccaaaatttctaactaaaaaattaaagtcACTAGAAAAACCGGTAGTGCgcaataaaaaaaataatagaagaaCTATTGAAGAGCTAGATGACACAGAAAATGATAGTGAAAGTGACAATAGTGAAGGTAGTGATATGATAATTCCTTCATCGCTAAAAGAAAGCACTACAAATGCactaaaaaatataaaaaatgaCGGTAGACCTGTATCAAtcagaacaagaaaaaataaaaagatgCGGTTGAGACGTataaaactaaaaaataaaaacaataataaaataaaatttaacAAGGTTAGATCCATCTATTTACGTGATGCCATaacaaataacaaaaatgTAGAAGAGAAGATCAAATTCAAGCAGGCATTACAGAAGGAAATAAACAGTTTTATCCAAACAAAAACTATTGACCCAACAATAAAACTGAACAAAAGAGAGGTACCAGGAGATCAAGTAATTCCAATACAACCTATATTTGATATCAAACGTGACGGAACTTATAAAGCTCGTATTGTGGCTAGAGGTGACTTACAGTCTGATGAATCATATGGAGACATCGATACATCACTGTTAAATATGGAAAGCTTAAAGTTGTTTCTAATTCTCGCATTAGAAAAAGAACTGACAATTAGAACAATGGATATTAACCACGCCTTCTTATATGctgatattgaagaaaaattatacatACAGCATCCACAGGATAGATCAAAAATTACTCCTCTTTATAAATCAATTTATGGCCTAAAACAAAGTCCAAAGAATTGGAATGACACACTACGTACTTTCATGAATAAGAATGGACTCTATGATACTGAATACTCCCCAGGGTTTTATACAAATGAGGACAGAAGTGTGATGATAGCTGCATATGTAGATGATACAGTAATTGCAGCAAAGTCTGAGGAAGATatagataaaataataataatgtttcaAAAGGAGTTTACTCTAAAAATTGTTGGTACCATGAAAAATAACCGTCTATCAACAGATATATTAGGTCTAGACCTTGAATATGATTTAAATACCGGGCAAGCAACATTGTCGTTAAATGGCTACATCCAACGAATGATGAAAGAATTTCCAGAAATACAAACTAAAAGGAAATTCAAGACTCCATTTCCATctgaatataaatataatccaATATATGAGAAGAGTGACTTCAACGAAAATGAGATGAAAGATAAAGTAAAGAAGTTACAACAGATAGTAGGAAAAATTACATATATTAGGAGCAGAGGTAGACTTGATATTGAGTTTGCAGCAGCAAAGGTTGCCAGACTCACAAAACTTCCACATAGTAAAGTTTTTGAATGGGTAGaaagaattatcaaatacCTGGATCAAACGAGGGACTTAAAACTAACTTTAAAAAAGGATATACAAAAGTGTCCAAAATTGACAATGATCTCGGATGCTTCCGTAGCAACAGAATATGATTATAAATCCAGGATAGGGGTGCATATTTGGTATGGGAATAACTTAATACTTTCACAAAgtaaacaaacaacaaaaacgTGTAATTCATCACCTGAAGCTGAACTCTATGGTATTAACTATGGTACACTCATGGCATTGAtgttaaaagaaaaaattgaaaaaattacaaggAGGAAAATACTAGTAGATGTAATAAGTGATTGTCAACCAGCACTTGACTGGATAAAACAACCGTATATGAAAACCAGAAAAAAACCAATATTGATACCACTCACAAGACTCagagaagaatttgaaaagaataatattaatctCTTTAAAATTAGTGGAGTAGAAAATGTAGCTGATGAACACACAAAGGTTGTGACAGCCGAAAAATTTAAGACTCTTATAAACATAATGAATGGTACAGTGAACCCACAGACATTACTTccatatattgaaaaaatagaaataaactATATTGGGAGACCAGATCCTGAATAA
- the BUD16 gene encoding putative pyridoxal kinase BUD16 (similar to Saccharomyces cerevisiae BUD16 (YEL029C); ancestral locus Anc_1.471), producing MPRLLATQSHVVHGYVGNKAATFPLQCLGWDVDCCNSVQFSNHTGYGMDKVFGNITEHNHLDQLLSGIFKNFPNEYNALLSGYLPNKDSVKCMGINYKKFKKQNPNSIWLMDPVMGDEDELYVNEDVIPEYRNLILSDSSDVDIITPNQFELEILYGKKIIDQNELKLALNHLHKRIPVIIVTSCDPRIFHDEDYVYCVASMRGHAHPLVYRVPLIDSYFTGVGDLFAAILLDRIYSLLNKEDEEISAVSDELVFEKQINDVLNVLQRVLHLTKKLAPKNVKSKIGSALDMKEMELRIIEARDLYGTDINPNEDFLYSRL from the coding sequence ATGCCACGTTTATTAGCTACTCAATCTCATGTCGTCCATGGTTACGTTGGCAACAAAGCAGCTACTTTCCCATTACAATGTCTAGGTTGGGATGTAGATTGTTGTAACAGCGTTCAATTCTCAAATCATACTGGTTACGGTATGGATAAAGTATTCGGTAACATTACAGAACATAATCATTTAGATCAACTATTATCTGGTATATTTAAAAACTTCCCCAATGAATATAACGCATTACTAAGTGGATATTTACCAAATAAAGATTCCGTTAAATGTATGGGGATCAATTATAAGAAGTTTAAAAAACAGAatccaaattcaatttgGTTAATGGATCCGGTTATGggtgatgaagatgaattataCGTTAATGAAGATGTGATACCAGAATATAGAAACTTAATATTATCTGACTCGAGTGATGTTGATATAATAACGCCAAACCaatttgaattagaaaTTCTTTATGGGAAAAAGATTATTGATCAAAACGAATTGAAACTTGCATTGAATCATTTGCATAAAAGAATTCCAGTCATAATAGTGACTTCATGTGATCCTAGGATATTCCATGATGAAGATTATGTTTATTGTGTAGCATCGATGAGGGGACATGCTCATCCATTAGTATACCGTGTACCGTTAATTGATTCTTATTTCACTGGTGTTGGCGATTTATTTGCAGCAATTTTGTTAGATAgaatttattcattattaaataaggaagatgaagaaatatcaGCCGTAAGTGATGAATTAGTCTTTGAAAAACAGATAAATGATGTCTTGAACGTTCTTCAAAGAGTCTTACACTTAACGAAAAAACTGGCACCTAAAAATgttaaatcaaaaattggaTCAGCTCTCGATatgaaagaaatggaaTTAAGAATAATAGAAGCAAGAGATTTGTATGGTACCGACATTAATCCTAATGAAGATTTCTTATATTCAAGACTGTAA
- the SPF1 gene encoding ion-transporting P-type ATPase SPF1 (similar to Saccharomyces cerevisiae SPF1 (YEL031W); ancestral locus Anc_1.476) translates to MTSKSFVSSPLVRDSTLLVPRSVTSKPYFLPFLPLYATFFHIYFNEYERYIKGGEWTFVFLGSIVTINILVMLMPSWNVKINTKFNYSVVNDVTTATHILINTTPNNGADDIVEIQRITESGVLQTFFQFQKKRFLWYEDEQVFASPKFIVDEYPKIKDFKDSTGNSNNLTHMKRLYGENSFDIPIPSFMELFKEHAVAPLFVFQVFCVALWLLDEFWYYSLFNLFMIVSMEAASVFQRLNALKEFRTMGIKPYPINVFRNGKWSTLQTNELLPMDVVSVTRTAEESAIPCDLILIDGSCIVNEAMLSGESTPLLKESIKLRPNEDDLQLEGVDKISVLHGGTKALQVTGPESSSDSHIPLPSDGGALAVVTKTGFETSQGSLVRVMIYSAERVSVDNKEALMFIFFLLIFAVIASWYVWIEGTKMGRIQSKLILDCILIITSVVPPELPMELTMAVNSSLAALSKFYVYCTEPFRIPLAGRIDVCCFDKTGTLTGEDLVFEGLAGLSTNTKDIRHLYSGSDAPQNTTLVIGAAHALVKLDDGEVVGDPMEKATLKALGWKVDYNDVITKSGTEKLNILRRFQFSSSLKRSSSIASHNGSLFAAVKGAPETIRERLSHVPENYDEIYKSFTRSGSRVLALATKSLPKMSPKKIDDLVRENIEHGLEFSGFLVFHCPLKDDAIETIKMLNESAHRSIMITGDNPLTAVHVAKEVGIVFGETLILDRVDDNNDADGKLIFHNVEDTINIPFDPSKDSIDHSAIFDKYDVAVTGYALNLLENHSQLRDVLRHTWVYARVSPSQKEFILNNLKEMGYQTLMCGDGTNDVGALKQAHVGVALLNGTEEGLKQLVVKNREENMKNMYIKQCAFVARWNQPQPPVPPLIAHLFPPGSNNPHYLEAIEKKGTVITPELREKVAEANKKAIEILDPNTTTSEKGDKPSGSDIASLLLNKAEDAQEDDVPTLKLGDASCAAPFTSKLANVSSVTNIIRQGRCALVNTIQMYKILALNCLISAYSLSIIYMAGVKFGDAQATVSGLLLSVCFLSISRGKPLQKLSKQRPQKGIFNIYITGSILSQFAVHIATLVYITLEIYKLEPREPQVDLEKEFAPSLLNTGIFIIQLVQQVSTFAVNYQGEPFRENIRNNKGMYYGLLGVTGLALASATEFMPEMNEAMKFVPMSDIFKFKLTLTLLLDFFGSWGAEHFFKYFFMDDKPSDITIRKVKISESKI, encoded by the coding sequence ATGACTTCCAAATCATTTGTATCTAGTCCGCTTGTCAGGGACTCCACGTTGCTGGTACCCAGATCAGTCACGTCAAAACCATACTTCTTACCGTTCTTACCATTATATGCTACGTTTTTCCACAtttatttcaatgaatatGAGCGTTATATCAAAGGTGGTGAATGGACTTTCGTGTTCCTCGGTTCAATCGTTACCATAAACATATTAGTTATGCTAATGCCATCATGGAATGTCAAAATCAACACTAAATTCAACTATTCAGTTGTTAATGACGTCACCACTGCTACTCATATCCTTATAAATACTACTCCAAATAACGGTGCTGATGATATTGtagaaattcaaagaattacaGAAAGTGGTGTCCTACAAACttttttccaattccaaAAGAAGAGATTTTTATGGTATGAGGATGAACAAGTGTTTGCATCGCCAAAATTTATCGTCGATGAATACCCTAagattaaagattttaaagattCTACTGGTAATTCGAATAATTTGACTCACATGAAAAGATTATACGGTGAGAATTCTTTCGATATTCCAATTCCATCATTCAtggaattatttaaagaacATGCTGTCGCCCCATTATTCGTTTTCCAAGTATTTTGTGTGGCATTATGGCTTTTGGATGaattttggtattattctttattcaaCTTGTTTATGATCGTTTCCATGGAAGCCGCTTCGGTCTTCCAGAGATTGAAtgctttgaaagaattcaGAACGATGGGGATTAAACCATACCCAATCAACGTCTTCAGAAACGGGAAATGGAGTACTTTACAAACCAATGAATTGCTACCAATGGATGTCGTATCCGTTACAAGAACAGCAGAGGAGAGTGCTATCCCATGTGATTTAATCTTAATCGATGGTTCATGTATCGTTAACGAAGCGATGCTTTCTGGTGAATCTACCccattattgaaagaatctATTAAATTACGTccaaatgaagatgatttacAATTAGAAGGTGTTGATAAAATTTCCGTGTTACATGGTGGTACTAAAGCTTTACAAGTCACAGGCCCAGAATCTTCTTCCGATTCTCATATACCGTTACCATCTGATGGAGGTGCGTTAGCTGTCGTGACTAAGACTGGGTTTGAAACTTCTCAAGGTTCTTTAGTTCGTGTCATGATTTATTCCGCGGAACGTGTCTCTGTCGATAATAAAGAAGCATTAAtgttcatcttcttcttattaaTCTTTGCTGTCATCGCGTCATGGTATGTTTGGATCGAAGGTACCAAAATGGGTAGAATTCAATCCAAATTGATTCTGGATTGTATCTTAATTATTACCTCCGTTGTCCCACCTGAATTACCAATGGAATTAACCATGGCTGTCAACAGTTCCTTGGCCGCTTTATCTAAATTTTACGTCTATTGTACTGAACCATTTAGAATTCCATTAGCAGGTAGAATCGatgtttgttgttttgaCAAAACTGGTACTTTGACTGGTGAAGATTTAGTCTTTGAAGGTCTTGCCGGCTTATCTACTAATACAAAGGATATCCGTCATTTATACAGTGGTTCCGATGCTCCACAGAATACTACTCTAGTCATTGGTGCAGCTCACGCTTTGGTTAAACTTGACGATGGTGAAGTCGTTGGTGATCCAATGGAAAAAGCTACTTTGAAAGCCCTCGGATGGAAAGTTGATTATAATGATGTTATCACCAAATCAGGcactgaaaaattaaacatATTGCGTCGTTTCCAATTCTCCTCTTCTTTAAAAAGATCTTCCTCTATTGCTTCTCATAATGGTTCCCTGTTTGCCGCTGTTAAAGGTGCTCCAGAAACTATCCGTGAAAGACTATCTCATGTCCCTGAAAattatgatgaaatttACAAATCCTTTACACGTTCTGGTTCTAGAGTCCTAGCATTAGCTACAAAATCATTACCAAAAATGTCTCCTAAgaaaattgatgatttagttcgtgaaaatattgaacaTGGATTGGAATTTAGCGGATTCTTAGTTTTCCATTGTCCATTGAAAGATGATGCTATTGAGACAATCAAAATGTTAAATGAATCCGCTCATCGTTCTATTATGATAACAGGTGATAACCCTTTGACTGCTGTACATGTGGCCAAAGAAGTTGGTATTGTATTTGGCGAAACATTAATTTTAGATAGAGtggatgataataatgatgctgatggtaaattgattttccataatgttgaagatactattaatattccATTTGATCCATCAAAGGATTCTATCGATCATAGTGCAATCTTCGACAAATATGATGTTGCTGTTACTGGTTATgctttgaatttattagaaaatCATTCCCAATTAAGAGATGTTCTTCGTCATACTTGGGTTTACGCTCGTGTCTCTCCATCTCAAAAGGAATTTATCttaaacaatttgaaagaaatgggATACCAAACGTTAATGTGTGGTGACGGTACCAATGATGTTGGTGCCTTAAAGCAAGCTCACGTCGGTGTTGCCTTATTGAATGGTACTGAAGAAGGTTTAAAACAATTGGTTGTTAAGAATAGAGAAgagaatatgaaaaatatgtaCATTAAACAATGTGCATTCGTCGCTAGATGGAATCAACCTCAACCACCTGTTCCTCCATTAATTGCTCATTTATTCCCACCTGGTTCAAATAATCCTCACTATCTAGAAGCTATCGAAAAGAAAGGAACTGTCATTACTCCTGAATTAAGAGAAAAAGTCGCCGAAGCTAATAAGAAGGcaattgaaattcttgATCCAAATACTACTACATCTGAAAAGGGTGATAAACCAAGTGGCTCTGATATTGCATCATTGTTATTGAACAAAGCTGAAGATGCtcaagaagatgatgtCCCAACTTTGAAACTAGGTGATGCTTCTTGTGCTGCTCCATTCACTTCTAAACTAGCTAATGTTTCTTCTGTGACCAACATTATCCGTCAAGGTCGTTGTGCCCTAGTCAACACTATCCAAATGTATAAAATTTTGGCAttgaattgtttaattAGTGCATACTCGTTATCAATTATCTATATGGCAGGTGTTAAATTTGGTGATGCTCAAGCTACTGTTTCAGGTTTGCTATTGTCTGTTTGTTTCTTAAGTATATCTCGTGGTAAACCacttcaaaaattatcaaaacaAAGACCACAAAAGGgtatcttcaatatttaCATTACAGGTTCCATTTTATCTCAATTTGCTGTTCATATTGCAACATTGGTTTATATTACACTTGAAATCTACAAATTAGAACCAAGAGAACCACAAGTTGATttagaaaaagaatttgcaccatcattattaaatactGGTATCTTTATTATCCAATTAGTTCAACAAGTGTCCACATTTGCTGTTAATTATCAAGGTGAGCCATTTAGAGAAAACATTAGAAACAATAAAGGTATGTATTACGGGTTATTAGGTGTTACTGGGTTAGCATTAGCTAGTGCTACGGAATTTATGCCAGAAATGAATGAAGCTATGAAATTTGTTCCAATGAGTGACATCTTCAAGTTTAAATTAACATTGACTTTATTGCTTGATTTCTTTGGTAGTTGGGGGGCAGAAcactttttcaaatatttctttatgGACGATAAACCATCTGACATTACTATTAGGAAAGTCAAGATTTCCGAATCTAAAATTTAA
- the VMA3 gene encoding H(+)-transporting V0 sector ATPase subunit c (similar to Saccharomyces cerevisiae CUP5 (YEL027W); ancestral locus Anc_1.469), whose product MSDLCPVYAPFFGAMGCAAAIVFTSFGAAYGTAKSGVGICASCVLRPDLLVKSIIPVVMAGIIAIYGLVVSVLVSSSLAQSQALYTGFLQLGAGLSVGLSGLAAGFAIGIVGDAGVRGTAHQPRLFVGMVLILIFAEVLGLYGLIVALLLNSRSTQDVSC is encoded by the coding sequence ATGAGTGATTTATGTCCAGTTTATGCTCCATTCTTTGGTGCTATGGGTTGTGCAGCAGCCATTGTTTTCACCTCCTTCGGTGCCGCTTATGGTACTGCCAAATCAGGTGTCGGTATTTGTGCATCATGTGTCCTAAGGCCTGATCTTTTAGTCAAAAGTATTATTCCAGTCGTTATGGCTGGTATCATTGCCATTTATGGGTTGGTCGTTTCTGTCTTGGTTAGTTCTTCATTGGCTCAAAGTCAAGCTTTATATACTGGGTTCTTACAATTAGGTGCAGGTCTTTCTGTCGGATTGAGTGGACTAGCAGCTGGGTTCGCCATTGGTATTGTCGGTGATGCAGGTGTCAGAGGGACTGCTCATCAACCAAGATTGTTCGTCGGTATggttttgattttgattttcgCTGAAGTTTTAGGTTTATATGGGTTGATTGTCGCTTTATTGTTAAACTCTAGATCAACTCAAGATGTTAGCTGTTAA